A single region of the Octopus bimaculoides isolate UCB-OBI-ISO-001 chromosome 6, ASM119413v2, whole genome shotgun sequence genome encodes:
- the LOC106875679 gene encoding 2-oxoglutarate and iron-dependent oxygenase domain-containing protein 2, whose amino-acid sequence MFYNCACFYSRNIFLRKYGMHVTFKDESSFKTLYGETLRQKGCNSKEQFESIFKEIKDEIQRRRDICKNALHRRQLISSRYRPLHPSIYFLKESYLDPKFLHLVYLCKNAGMNDDVKKSITIHKSFRLYAFPVFTQEFCDMFIRELENFERSDLPKGRPNTMNNNGCLLDELGFDKELLEPLRINYLSWITRYLFPDFGGGSLDSHRVFTVKYACGQDRNLGAHYDNAEITLNVCLGKEFSAGGLNFRGLNTEMYETSTFHYPNTPRYGILHRGRQMHEALPIESGTRHNLVMWMRSSSIRNHLCPMCLSVPQLEKDTTGGNGQGFTVHDERQDNPRFVDVCVI is encoded by the coding sequence ATGTTTTACAATTGTGCATGCTTCTACAGCCGTAACATATTTCTAAGAAAATATGGGATGCACGTTACTTTCAAAGATGAATCTTCGTTTAAAACTCTTTACGGTGAAACACTTCGACAAAAGGGTTGCAATTCTAAAGAACAATTTGAATCAATATTtaaagagataaaagatgaaatacaaagaagGCGTGATATATGTAAAAATGCTTTACATCGACGTCAACTGATCTCATCCAGATACAGACCATTGCATCCAAGCATTTATTTTCTGAAAGAATCATATTTGGATCCAAAATTCTTGCATTTGGTTTACTTATGCAAGAACGCAGGAATGAATGATGATGTTAAAAAATCTATCACTATACATAAATCGTTTCGTCTCTATGCATTTCCTGTTTTTACGCAAGAGTTTTGCGACATGTTCATCCGAGAActggaaaattttgaaagaagtgatTTACCGAAAGGCCGACCAAATACAATGAACAATAACGGTTGCCTGCTCGATGAATTAGGTTTCGATAAGGAGTTGCTGGAGCCTTTAagaattaattatttatcatGGATTACACGCTACTTGTTTCCCGATTTTGGAGGTGGTAGTCTTGATTCTCATAGAGTTTTTACTGTGAAGTATGCTTGCGGGCAAGATAGAAATCTTGGTGCTCATTATGACAATGCTGAAATAACACTGAATGTTTGCCTTGGTAAAGAATTTAGTGCGGGTGGCTTGAACTTCCGCGGACTTAACACAGAAATGTATGAAACGTCAACTTTTCACTATCCTAACACACCAAGATATGGAATCCTTCATCGAGGTCGCCAGATGCACGAAGCACTTCCCATTGAATCTGGAACCCGACATAATTTGGTTATGTGGATGAGATCATCATCTATCAGGAATCATTTGTGCCCAATGTGTCTTAGTGTCCCTCAGTTAGAAAAAGACACAACTGGAGGGAATGGTCAAGGCTTCACGGTGCATGATGAAAGACAAGACAATCCACGGTTTGTTGATGTTTGCGTTATATAA